The nucleotide sequence GCGCGAGAATGCGCGGGGGGCCGCAGCAGCTCGGTCAGCCGCGGCCCCTCGATCCATCGCGGCGCGGCCAGCGCGGCCCGCGCGCCCGCCAGCACCGCCCCTGCCGTGCGGATCACGCCGCCGCCACGATCAGCTTGCGCTGCCGGAGCTCGCCCAGCAGCCGGTCCAGCTCCGTGCCGGCCTCGTCGGGCTCCACCTCGAAGTTCGCGCACAGCTCGTCCACCAGCCCCTGCCGGTCCAGCCCCCGCTCCAGCCCCTTCCACACGCACGCCGCGGTGGCGTTCAGCCGGAAGTAGTCCTTGGTGTCCATGTTCAGCAGCACCGCCTCGCCCTCCAGGTGCGCCGCCAGCACGTCGGCGGGCACCGAGTACGTCGTCTCGCTCATCGTCTCTGCGTGAATGGTCACGGCGCGGTGGTCGCGGGGTGCCCCACGGCGCCGGTGCCGGTGTCGATCAGGTTCGTGGTGCCGGGCTGCTGCGGGTCCAGCCAGCGCAAGCGCGTCGTCCCGCTCACCGTCTCCACGTACACCAGCCGCCCGTCCGGCGTCCACGCCGGCTGCGACTTGGAGCCCGTGCCCGAGGTCAGCTGCGTCACCTGGCCGCCGGAGATGCGCAGGAGGAAGATCTCCACCGAGCCGGTGCGGTTCGACACGAAGGCCAGCGTCTGCCCGTCGGGGCTCCACGCCGGCTCCACCTCGGCGGTGTTGCCGCCCGCCAGCAGCGACGGCAGCGCACTCCCCTGCAGCTCGAAGATGTCGGCCGTGCCGTTGTTGGTCGACACGAACGCCAGCATGCTCGACGACGCCCAACTGGGCCAGGTCTCGATGGAGCCGTCGTAGCCGAAGGTGGGCGCCGGGCGCTGCGGGTTGGCCGCGTTGGCGCCGGCCACGTACAGCTTGGTGACGTCGCTCTCCAGGAACGCATAGGCCAGCTTCGTCCCGTCGGGCGAGAGCGCGGGGGTCGTCTCGTCGCGCAGGGTCGTCGTCAGCCGCGTGTTGGCCCCGCCGGAAAGTGGCACCGACCACAGGTCGCCGT is from Longimicrobium sp. and encodes:
- a CDS encoding PqqD family protein, which codes for MSETTYSVPADVLAAHLEGEAVLLNMDTKDYFRLNATAACVWKGLERGLDRQGLVDELCANFEVEPDEAGTELDRLLGELRQRKLIVAAA